From a single Gimesia fumaroli genomic region:
- a CDS encoding AraC family transcriptional regulator codes for MTDSQQFRNDFIKRLDNKLHLEELFNYIPDAYFFAKDSEGRFIKISRTWMDVRAIPREEDIIGKTDFDIHPKDLAQQYVAEDQRVMESAAPLANQVWLIPDRSGNLKWYLCSKIPLFGDGGKVIGVAGVLRDIKVAGAEFQSYQELDKVIAYVLEHYHERIQISDLADLIYLSVSQLDRKFKKLYQITPQKYILRVRINAACQSLTRTEKRISEIALESGFYDQSYFTKQFVNLMGVSPSEYRRRFKQSETDS; via the coding sequence ATGACTGATTCGCAGCAATTTCGGAACGATTTTATCAAACGGCTGGATAACAAGCTCCATCTGGAAGAGTTATTCAATTATATTCCGGACGCGTATTTCTTTGCGAAGGATTCTGAAGGCCGGTTTATCAAAATCAGTCGCACCTGGATGGACGTTCGCGCGATCCCCAGAGAAGAAGATATCATCGGTAAGACCGATTTTGATATTCATCCGAAAGATTTAGCGCAACAATATGTCGCTGAAGATCAACGCGTGATGGAATCGGCGGCTCCCCTCGCCAATCAGGTCTGGCTAATTCCCGATCGAAGTGGAAACTTAAAATGGTATCTCTGTAGTAAAATTCCTCTGTTCGGGGATGGTGGTAAGGTAATCGGCGTCGCGGGAGTCTTACGTGATATTAAAGTCGCGGGTGCTGAATTCCAGTCTTATCAGGAATTGGATAAAGTCATTGCCTATGTTCTCGAACATTATCATGAACGGATACAGATTTCGGATCTGGCCGATTTGATCTATTTATCCGTCAGCCAGTTGGATCGTAAATTCAAAAAGCTGTATCAGATCACGCCACAAAAATATATTTTGCGTGTGCGAATCAACGCCGCCTGCCAGTCGTTGACACGGACAGAAAAAAGGATTTCTGAAATCGCACTCGAATCCGGTTTTTATGATCAGAGCTATTTTACCAAACAGTTTGTAAACCTGATGGGTGTTTCGCCTTCCGAGTATCGTCGCAGATTCAAACAGTCGGAAACAGATTCCTAA
- a CDS encoding DUF1501 domain-containing protein, which yields MLKFTGQGTAHTCSGVTRRDFLQVGTLGAMGLSLPQYLEAKDQGLVDKKNDNRSAIMIFNLGAPSQLDTFDMKPDAPAEIRGPFKPIDTASPDINISEILPLHAKVADKFSLVRSCYHNAAAVHDAGWQMMQTGRLFTGGVNTPHIGSVVDYLRGRKTDLPANVVLPETMGRGGGNLPNGQAGGFLGKAHDPFALMADPSKPNFKVPDMLPPKEIGTARLERRKKIRDVVDNTIDYFESTEDAKLLNGNFHSAYRLMTSKEAREAFDLAKEPNKVRERYGMNRFGQCCLLARRLVESGVRFVTINTFLTVFNEVTWDIHGSKPFTSIEGMKNIVAPMYDQAYSALIEDLYDRGMLDETLVCNVAEFGRTPKVNPAGGRDHWPQCFTTYFAGGGVQGGRVVGSSDPIGGVPADHPVSPGDLAATVYHSLGFDLHTVLPGPSGRPFPLVDVGKHEIRELF from the coding sequence ATGCTGAAGTTTACTGGTCAGGGCACAGCACATACCTGTAGCGGAGTTACACGCAGAGACTTCCTGCAAGTCGGCACACTGGGTGCGATGGGACTTTCTCTCCCCCAATATCTGGAAGCCAAAGACCAGGGGCTGGTCGACAAAAAGAACGATAACCGGTCGGCAATCATGATCTTCAATCTGGGTGCCCCCAGCCAGTTGGATACCTTCGATATGAAACCGGATGCCCCGGCGGAAATCCGAGGCCCTTTCAAACCAATTGACACCGCATCCCCTGACATCAATATTTCTGAAATTCTGCCTCTGCATGCGAAAGTTGCTGATAAATTTTCGCTGGTCCGTTCCTGTTACCATAACGCCGCCGCCGTCCATGATGCTGGCTGGCAGATGATGCAGACCGGTCGCCTGTTTACCGGCGGAGTCAATACCCCGCATATCGGTTCTGTCGTTGATTATCTCCGTGGCCGTAAAACCGATCTCCCTGCGAATGTGGTTCTGCCTGAAACCATGGGCCGGGGTGGCGGAAATCTTCCCAATGGTCAAGCAGGTGGCTTTCTGGGAAAAGCCCATGATCCATTCGCCTTGATGGCAGACCCGTCTAAGCCCAACTTCAAGGTTCCCGACATGCTGCCTCCCAAAGAGATCGGCACGGCCCGTCTGGAACGTCGCAAGAAAATCCGTGATGTTGTGGATAATACAATCGACTATTTTGAATCTACCGAAGACGCCAAGCTGCTGAACGGAAATTTCCATTCCGCCTACCGTCTGATGACCAGTAAAGAAGCGCGCGAAGCATTTGATCTGGCTAAAGAACCGAACAAGGTCCGGGAACGGTACGGCATGAACCGTTTCGGTCAGTGCTGTCTGCTGGCCCGTCGGCTGGTAGAATCGGGCGTGCGTTTTGTGACTATCAATACATTCCTGACAGTCTTCAACGAAGTCACCTGGGACATTCACGGTTCCAAGCCCTTCACTTCCATTGAAGGCATGAAAAATATTGTGGCTCCGATGTATGATCAGGCCTATAGCGCATTGATTGAAGATCTTTATGATCGAGGCATGCTGGACGAAACACTGGTCTGCAACGTGGCTGAGTTTGGTCGCACCCCGAAAGTCAATCCCGCCGGTGGGCGAGATCACTGGCCTCAATGTTTCACCACCTACTTTGCCGGTGGCGGCGTGCAAGGCGGACGTGTTGTCGGCAGCAGTGACCCGATCGGTGGTGTTCCCGCAGATCATCCTGTTTCTCCCGGTGATCTGGCAGCAACCGTTTATCATAGCCTCGGCTTCGATTTGCATACTGTGCTGCCCGGTCCTTCAGGCCGCCCCTTCCCACTGGTTGATGTGGGCAAGCATGAAATCCGCGAGCTGTTTTAG
- a CDS encoding DUF1553 domain-containing protein, whose amino-acid sequence MFPARRVTRFTLFLILTGLLTPGLHSGSLRAADAVEKTVLLPETIHLSGKEARHGVSVQKINQDNEIAGPVTAESQLVSSNPAVVKIDSQTVVPVGNGTAIVTATLGKLKTSSQVTVTGIDKPHQWSFRNDVQPVLTKAACNSGPCHGALAGKGGFRLSLKAYDVKGDFHTIVKQSRGRRIELSDPARSLFLIKPTGAVPHKGGVRFETDSPEYRILSEWIAQGAPAPAETDPVIERLEVLPARSILTKGQTQNLLVQAHYSDQSVRDVTQWTAFSSVNESVASVDALGTVKVTGFGEGAIVCNFSSKIAISKITSPYEQKIDPALYAQSPKYNFIDELVIKQLKRLNLPPSPQSNDADFIRRAFIDTIGTLPKPEEVKAFVTDNSSEKRNKLIDQLLDRPEFVDYWTYKWSDLLLVNGALIRPQAVKAYHEWIHSHVKQNTPWDQMVRELITAQGSSVENGATNFYAIHQDPESMTENVSQAFLGLAIGCAKCHNHPLEKWTNNQYYAMANFFSRVRAKGWGGSKSSGDGIRTLFVATEGDLVQPLTGKPQPPTPLDGTPIDINAPEDRRVYLANWLTSKENHLFSRSITNRIWANFFGVGLVESVDDMRESNPASNEELLAATSDYLVQQQFDLKALMKAILQSAAYQRSSQPLPENKDEKRFYSRYYPRRMMAEVLLDAISQVTDVPDEFTKYFEPNPQKTDFYPKGTRAIQLYDSSVISYFLKTFGRNERMITCECERTEEPTMVQVLHLSNGDTINNKLKAKESRVTELLDAQKSDKELIADIYMLCLSRKPTKKEETELTKLLAETPQAEKRQAVEDLFWGILSSREFLFNH is encoded by the coding sequence ATGTTTCCTGCCAGACGAGTCACACGTTTCACACTGTTTTTGATTCTGACCGGACTGCTAACGCCCGGCTTACACTCGGGCTCTCTCCGTGCTGCGGATGCTGTTGAGAAAACCGTCCTGCTTCCAGAAACGATTCACCTCTCCGGCAAAGAAGCACGGCATGGCGTTTCGGTTCAGAAAATCAACCAGGACAACGAAATTGCAGGGCCAGTCACGGCGGAATCCCAACTCGTCTCCAGCAATCCTGCGGTGGTTAAGATTGACAGTCAGACCGTTGTTCCCGTTGGGAATGGAACGGCGATCGTAACAGCAACGCTGGGAAAATTGAAGACGAGCAGTCAGGTCACTGTTACAGGAATCGACAAACCGCATCAATGGAGTTTCCGTAACGATGTGCAGCCCGTCTTAACCAAAGCAGCCTGTAATTCCGGTCCCTGCCATGGGGCCCTCGCCGGCAAAGGCGGTTTTCGTTTGTCATTGAAAGCCTATGATGTTAAGGGAGACTTTCATACCATCGTGAAACAGTCACGCGGACGCCGAATTGAACTGTCCGACCCGGCACGCAGCCTGTTTCTGATCAAACCGACGGGCGCTGTGCCTCACAAAGGGGGCGTGCGTTTCGAAACCGATTCACCCGAATACCGTATTCTGTCGGAATGGATTGCGCAAGGTGCCCCTGCTCCCGCTGAAACCGATCCGGTCATCGAACGCCTGGAAGTCCTGCCGGCCCGCTCCATCCTGACGAAAGGCCAAACGCAAAACCTGCTCGTGCAGGCACACTATTCCGATCAGTCAGTACGCGATGTAACACAGTGGACCGCGTTTTCCTCGGTCAATGAAAGCGTGGCATCCGTTGACGCACTGGGAACAGTTAAAGTCACCGGTTTTGGAGAAGGGGCGATTGTCTGTAATTTCTCCAGTAAAATCGCGATCTCCAAAATCACATCGCCTTACGAACAGAAAATCGATCCCGCACTGTATGCTCAGTCGCCGAAATACAACTTCATCGATGAGCTGGTGATTAAACAATTAAAACGGTTAAACCTCCCCCCTTCTCCTCAATCGAATGACGCCGACTTTATCCGCAGAGCCTTCATCGACACCATCGGCACGCTACCCAAACCAGAAGAAGTGAAGGCGTTTGTTACCGACAACAGTTCCGAAAAACGAAATAAACTGATTGACCAACTACTGGATCGTCCGGAATTTGTAGACTACTGGACCTACAAATGGTCGGATCTGCTACTGGTTAACGGAGCCCTCATTCGCCCTCAGGCTGTAAAAGCCTATCACGAATGGATTCACTCGCATGTGAAGCAGAATACTCCCTGGGATCAGATGGTGCGTGAATTGATCACCGCGCAGGGAAGCAGTGTCGAAAACGGCGCTACCAATTTTTACGCGATCCACCAGGATCCGGAATCGATGACCGAAAATGTCAGCCAGGCCTTTCTGGGGCTGGCAATCGGATGTGCGAAATGCCATAACCATCCGTTGGAGAAATGGACGAATAATCAATATTACGCGATGGCGAATTTCTTTTCTCGTGTTCGTGCCAAAGGTTGGGGTGGCAGTAAAAGTTCAGGCGATGGCATCCGGACCCTGTTCGTGGCGACCGAAGGAGATCTGGTACAACCATTGACGGGCAAACCGCAGCCACCGACTCCACTGGATGGAACGCCGATTGACATCAATGCCCCGGAAGACCGCCGCGTTTATCTGGCCAACTGGCTGACTTCGAAAGAGAATCACTTATTCAGCCGTTCGATTACCAACCGGATCTGGGCTAACTTCTTCGGCGTAGGACTGGTCGAGTCTGTCGATGACATGCGGGAATCAAACCCGGCCAGCAATGAAGAACTACTGGCGGCGACGTCTGATTATCTGGTTCAGCAGCAGTTTGATTTGAAAGCACTGATGAAAGCCATACTGCAATCAGCGGCTTACCAACGCAGCAGTCAGCCCCTACCGGAGAATAAAGATGAAAAGCGATTTTACTCGCGGTATTATCCCCGCCGCATGATGGCTGAGGTACTGCTCGATGCCATTTCGCAAGTCACCGATGTCCCCGACGAGTTCACAAAGTATTTTGAACCGAACCCGCAAAAAACGGACTTTTACCCCAAAGGGACCCGGGCGATTCAGCTATATGACTCCTCTGTGATCTCCTACTTCCTGAAAACCTTCGGGCGGAATGAGCGGATGATTACCTGTGAATGCGAACGGACGGAAGAACCCACAATGGTGCAAGTCCTGCACCTTTCGAACGGTGATACGATCAACAACAAGCTCAAAGCCAAAGAGAGTCGTGTTACGGAACTACTGGATGCCCAAAAATCAGACAAGGAATTGATTGCGGATATTTATATGCTCTGTCTGTCCCGCAAGCCGACGAAAAAAGAAGAAACCGAATTGACGAAACTGCTGGCAGAAACGCCGCAAGCAGAAAAACGCCAAGCTGTAGAAGATTTATTCTGGGGCATCCTGAGCAGCCGCGAGTTTCTGTTTAACCACTAA
- a CDS encoding c-type cytochrome domain-containing protein has product MLQLLSKTTLLCSLILLIVPADSLQSAETQIDYSKQIAPLFRKYCEGCHSVDDAEGKFAIDSYAGLLKGGKHGPAVLPGDSKSSRLIRMITGEAKPVMPPEDSGEKLTSREITLLTEWVKQGAKGPSGKTPARRELTVPEIAPSKTVPKPIASLAWSPTNDLIAIARYSEVDLLSGASNKIVRTIKGLPGKVNSVRFSSDGKWLITSSGTTGLFGQADIWDVATGKKLKEFVGHRDVLYAAQISPDKKTLATGSYDQNIILWDVATGKQIRLLTGHNGAVFDLAFSPDSSTLASASADSTVKVWQIATGNRLDTLSQPLKEQVTVAFSPDGNSILAAGADNRIRKWKFISRKSAKINPLTYARFAHENPVIQIVHSPDGKLLGSISDDLSLKIWDANQLQLLHVIENLPTIPTSVAFAPDSKTAIVGFSNGLLKRFPLPATLAARTGKQQVAKSDSTASSLRKDIPKAIQIKEAEPNNHTNQATVLTSPSVVASGVIQPTQQNQTDLDLYRFESKAGEEWLIETNAARKKSKLDSKIEVLDADGKQIPRVLLQAVRDSYFTFRGKDSNILNDFRIHNWQEMELNEYLYANGEIVKLWLYPRGPDSGFNVYPGSGGKRYTYFGTSPITHALHEPCYIVEPHPVGTELPPNGLPVFTVYYENNDDGRRELGDDSRLIFKAPKDGVYYVRVSDVRGFQGKDFHYELTVRPRRPDFKVTLKGANPKVNAGSGKEFELVAQRLDGFDGPIQVDLFDIPPGFHVTTPIIIQAGHDRAYGVISADPIPASEGPLVASRPDDARYTPIKATASATIAGVKLTHAVNPLGIAQQLPKPKLIIRMVSLKTNPLTVAGDNLEQIPDKPLELTIHPGETIAAKVLLLRNGYNGVVSFGREYAGRNLPHGVYVDNIGLNGLLLLDNMKERTFYLTAAKWVPETTRLFHLQAAQDGKQTSIPVLLHVKRRDKLAASSK; this is encoded by the coding sequence ATGTTACAACTCCTGTCAAAAACCACCCTGCTTTGCTCGCTCATTTTGTTGATCGTTCCGGCAGATTCTCTGCAGTCCGCCGAAACGCAGATTGATTACTCAAAACAGATCGCCCCCCTGTTTCGAAAATATTGCGAAGGCTGTCACAGTGTCGATGATGCGGAAGGAAAATTCGCCATCGATTCCTATGCCGGTCTGCTCAAAGGGGGCAAGCACGGACCTGCAGTTCTCCCGGGCGACAGCAAAAGCAGCCGCCTGATTCGCATGATCACGGGTGAAGCCAAACCGGTGATGCCGCCGGAAGACAGTGGAGAGAAACTTACTTCCCGGGAAATTACATTACTGACGGAGTGGGTTAAGCAGGGAGCGAAAGGGCCTTCCGGGAAGACTCCTGCTCGCAGAGAACTGACGGTGCCTGAAATCGCACCGTCAAAAACGGTTCCCAAACCCATTGCCTCGCTGGCGTGGTCACCGACCAACGATTTGATTGCGATTGCCCGTTATTCTGAAGTCGATCTGCTCTCGGGAGCCTCGAACAAAATTGTCCGTACGATTAAAGGCCTCCCCGGCAAAGTCAATTCCGTTCGTTTCAGCTCGGATGGAAAATGGCTGATCACATCATCGGGAACGACCGGTTTATTCGGACAGGCTGATATCTGGGATGTAGCCACCGGCAAGAAACTGAAAGAATTTGTTGGACATCGAGACGTATTGTATGCTGCCCAGATCAGTCCAGATAAAAAAACGCTGGCGACGGGCAGCTACGATCAAAATATTATTCTGTGGGATGTGGCAACAGGGAAACAAATTCGATTGTTGACTGGCCACAATGGGGCCGTCTTTGATCTGGCATTCAGCCCGGACAGTTCCACACTGGCCAGTGCGTCTGCCGACTCCACAGTTAAAGTCTGGCAGATTGCGACCGGCAATCGCCTGGATACACTCAGCCAACCACTCAAGGAACAGGTCACAGTTGCTTTCAGCCCGGATGGCAACTCGATTCTGGCTGCTGGTGCCGACAACCGAATCCGTAAATGGAAATTTATTTCTCGTAAATCAGCAAAAATCAATCCGCTGACTTATGCCCGGTTTGCCCATGAAAATCCAGTGATTCAAATTGTACATTCTCCTGATGGAAAACTGCTGGGATCCATTTCCGATGACCTTTCTCTAAAGATCTGGGATGCGAATCAGCTTCAGCTCTTACATGTGATCGAAAATCTGCCTACCATTCCGACCTCGGTTGCGTTTGCTCCTGATTCTAAAACGGCAATTGTTGGATTCAGTAACGGACTCTTAAAACGGTTTCCGCTACCAGCCACGCTGGCTGCTCGAACGGGAAAGCAGCAAGTCGCGAAATCCGATTCTACAGCCTCCTCACTTCGAAAAGACATCCCCAAAGCAATTCAGATCAAAGAAGCGGAACCCAATAACCACACCAATCAGGCGACTGTGTTGACTTCACCCTCCGTTGTTGCCAGCGGTGTAATTCAGCCCACGCAACAAAACCAAACAGACCTGGACCTGTATCGCTTTGAATCCAAGGCGGGTGAAGAATGGCTCATTGAAACCAACGCCGCACGCAAAAAATCAAAACTCGACTCGAAAATTGAAGTGCTCGATGCAGACGGAAAGCAAATTCCACGCGTCTTACTGCAGGCCGTCCGTGATTCCTATTTTACCTTCCGAGGAAAAGACTCGAATATCCTGAATGATTTTCGAATCCATAACTGGCAGGAAATGGAATTAAACGAATACCTGTATGCCAACGGCGAAATCGTCAAGCTCTGGCTCTATCCCCGTGGTCCCGATTCAGGCTTCAACGTTTATCCCGGTAGCGGCGGTAAGCGCTATACTTATTTTGGGACCAGCCCGATCACGCATGCACTACACGAACCGTGCTATATCGTAGAGCCACATCCGGTGGGAACCGAGTTACCTCCCAACGGTCTGCCTGTTTTCACTGTTTATTACGAGAACAACGATGACGGCCGCCGCGAGCTAGGTGATGATTCGCGATTGATCTTCAAAGCCCCGAAAGACGGCGTCTATTACGTGCGAGTTTCCGATGTCCGCGGCTTTCAGGGAAAAGACTTCCATTACGAGTTGACGGTCCGACCTCGAAGACCAGACTTTAAAGTCACCTTGAAAGGCGCCAATCCCAAGGTCAACGCGGGCAGCGGTAAAGAGTTTGAACTGGTCGCCCAGCGACTGGATGGCTTTGATGGGCCGATTCAAGTTGATCTTTTCGATATCCCACCCGGTTTTCATGTGACCACTCCAATAATCATTCAAGCCGGCCATGACCGTGCTTACGGCGTAATTTCTGCTGATCCGATTCCAGCGTCTGAGGGTCCACTGGTCGCATCCCGTCCCGACGATGCCCGCTATACTCCGATTAAGGCAACCGCATCCGCCACCATCGCAGGTGTGAAACTAACCCATGCAGTGAATCCCCTGGGAATCGCTCAACAGCTCCCGAAACCGAAGTTAATCATCCGCATGGTATCGCTGAAGACCAATCCATTAACCGTAGCCGGTGACAACCTGGAGCAAATCCCAGACAAACCACTGGAGCTGACGATTCATCCTGGTGAAACCATCGCTGCAAAGGTGTTGCTGTTACGGAACGGCTACAATGGCGTGGTTAGCTTTGGTCGTGAGTACGCGGGACGCAATCTGCCGCACGGAGTCTACGTAGACAATATCGGCCTGAACGGTCTGCTCCTCTTAGACAACATGAAGGAACGAACCTTTTATCTGACCGCTGCCAAGTGGGTGCCCGAAACCACACGACTGTTCCATCTGCAAGCCGCCCAGGATGGAAAACAGACTTCCATTCCCGTGTTACTGCATGTCAAACGGAGAGATAAGCTGGCAGCGAGTTCGAAGTAA
- a CDS encoding DUF3853 family protein, translating into MKTSELMSRRDWLAGAAAIACGATVQPARANTAKSVKVKSVAAVVSIYEPKTHADVLVGKILQGWKQDGGTGPALTLSSLYVDQISDRDLSRQMAAKYNVPIFDTIEKAVTAGMDRIPVDGVISIGEHGDYPVNFKGQQLYPRRRFFKEITDTFQKYHRVVPVFNDKHPGPVWTDAKWMYDRAQEMKVPFMAGSSLPLTYRKPELDLPLGSEIEAAVGIGYSNLDRYGFHALECYQCLVERRRGAESGVEWVQYLEGDSMWNVLDEGLVSQNVFNAALAAVPKVRQGDVRDDPDAGLFLFRYNDGFLGALFMLQSVNRTSVALKLKGQAKPVATQFEERTEPAHPHFAYLLKGIERMIHTGRPSYPVERTILTSGILDRALTSRFQDGKKLKTPELAIRYQPVDYPHAPQPDLSSNPSQPLVK; encoded by the coding sequence ATGAAGACTTCCGAACTGATGTCTCGCAGAGACTGGCTGGCCGGCGCAGCTGCCATCGCCTGTGGCGCTACTGTTCAACCTGCAAGAGCAAACACAGCAAAGTCTGTCAAAGTGAAGTCGGTTGCTGCGGTAGTCTCCATCTATGAACCCAAAACTCACGCCGATGTCCTGGTCGGGAAAATCCTGCAAGGTTGGAAACAGGACGGTGGAACAGGTCCGGCTCTTACGTTGTCTTCACTCTACGTGGATCAGATTTCCGATCGGGATCTGTCTCGTCAGATGGCGGCAAAATATAACGTGCCGATTTTCGATACGATTGAAAAGGCAGTTACTGCAGGAATGGACCGAATTCCCGTGGATGGCGTCATCAGTATCGGCGAACATGGGGACTACCCCGTAAATTTCAAAGGGCAGCAGCTTTATCCACGTCGGCGTTTTTTCAAAGAGATTACTGATACCTTTCAGAAATACCACCGCGTGGTGCCGGTGTTTAATGACAAACATCCGGGCCCCGTCTGGACTGATGCAAAATGGATGTATGATCGTGCTCAGGAAATGAAGGTGCCCTTCATGGCCGGTTCGTCACTTCCTTTAACGTATCGAAAACCCGAACTTGATCTACCGCTGGGATCTGAAATCGAGGCCGCGGTGGGAATCGGTTACTCTAATCTCGACCGGTATGGCTTTCATGCACTCGAGTGTTATCAGTGTCTGGTCGAGCGACGCAGGGGGGCAGAAAGTGGCGTGGAATGGGTGCAATATTTAGAAGGCGACTCGATGTGGAATGTCCTTGATGAAGGCCTCGTTTCCCAGAATGTGTTCAATGCCGCGCTGGCGGCGGTACCGAAAGTCAGGCAGGGCGATGTTCGTGACGATCCAGACGCCGGGCTGTTTCTGTTCAGGTACAATGACGGATTTCTGGGAGCCCTGTTCATGCTGCAGTCCGTGAATCGAACTTCAGTGGCGCTGAAACTCAAAGGGCAAGCGAAACCTGTGGCCACTCAGTTTGAAGAGCGAACCGAGCCCGCCCATCCGCATTTTGCATATCTGTTAAAAGGCATCGAACGTATGATTCACACGGGCCGTCCGAGCTATCCCGTAGAGCGGACTATCTTAACCAGTGGCATTCTCGACCGGGCTTTAACCTCACGTTTTCAGGACGGCAAGAAACTGAAAACGCCAGAGCTGGCGATTCGTTATCAACCCGTAGACTATCCCCACGCACCTCAGCCGGATTTGTCTTCGAATCCGTCGCAGCCGTTAGTCAAGTAA